The nucleotide sequence AATTAACAGATAAAAAAATTATTAATGTTCATGTTTTAGAATCAAATAAACAGTTTAAAATAGATCGTAGAGAGTTAAATTCTGTACCTAATGTTAATTTTGGGAAACTATTTAACATCCATGAGTATAAAAATTCACAAAGCTCTAAAGATAAGACTTTTAAAGTTGGACTTAAAAGTAGTTATCGTATATTGGACTGTTTAGGTTCTTCTTTTGCTAAGGAATACTTAGAAGATGAAGATATTGGAAAAAATTTAGATTCAAGAAATGCTTCTATTTTAGCGCATGGTTTAAAAACAATAAATAAAAAAACTGCAGACAATTTATACAATCAAGTTTTTAAATATGCTAAAAAAGCTTTTCCAGAATTAGAAAAATATATGGAAATGTCCAAATTCCCAAAATTTTCAACTGATTAATATGAAATACGATATTGCAACATTAACTTTAAAAACAGATCATAAAATTAGGTCAGGTGCAAATAAACTAAGAGGATACATTGGAAATGAATTTAAAGAGTATTCTCTTTTACATAATCATTATTCTAATGATAAACATTTATTAACTTATCCTTTAGTTCAGTATAAAGTTATTGATGGAGATGCAATAATTTTGGGTGTTGATGATGGTGCTGATTTAATTAAAGATATTTCATCTCAAATTAATGAATTGGATTTAAATGGGAGATATAAAATTATAGAAAAAACTCTTCAAGAAAAAGAAGTGGATATTAAGCCTTCTTCAGAAGAAAAACATTATAAATTTATAACTCCATGGTTAGGTTTAAATCAGGTAAATTACCAAAAATATTCTAATTTAACTGAATGGAAGGATAAAAAAGAATTATTAAATAAAATACTTGTTGGAAATTTACTTTCAATGTCAAAAGGGTTGGGAATAATTGTTAATAAGAGACTATATGCAAAAACTCACTTTGACATAAAACAAGTTAAATACAAATCTGTGGTAATGAATGCATTTGTTGGTGAATTTAAAGTTCATTATAATATTCCGGATTATTTTGGGCTTGGAAAAGGAGTTAGTCATGGATTTGGTTGTGTAAAACAAATTGAAAATGATGAGTAATGTTAACTATTGTAAGTTATGATATATCTGATAATACAACTAGATTACATTTCATTAAACGATTACAATATTTTGGATTAAAACGACTTCAAAAATCAGTTTTTATAGGTTATATGCTCCCAAAAGATCGATTAGATTTAGCTAGTGAATTTGAAGAATATTTATCATCTCCGAAAGATAGTATTGTGCTATTTCCATTATGTGGAAATTGTAAAAGTTCTATTTTACTTGATGGGGAAGTTGAAATTCCTGAAAGTGATTTAAAATACAGATTTCTATGAGATTAATCATTGATGGATTTGGAAAATCTGTTTCAAGAAGAGACAATCAAATTATTGTAAAAGAAAATGGAAGTGAAATAGATTATTTTCTCGCTAGTGAACTAAAACAAATCATAATTCTGGGAAAAGGAGCTATAACATTTGATGCAATAGCACTTTTAGCTAAAAATAATGTAGATTTAATAGCAGTTGATTGGAAAGGGAATATTCAATACAGATTAGCTTCTAAAGAACATAACAATGTTCAAATTAGAAAACAACAATATTTATCTTTAAATGATTTGAGAAGTGGATATTTAGCAAAAAAATTCATAGAATCAAAAATTAAAAATCAAAAAGCTACAATAGGCACATTATCTAAATCTAGAGGGGGAATAGATTATTTAATCGAAAAGAGAGAAAAATTAGATAATCTTTTAAATGCTCTTTTAAAAATTGAAAATAAACCTTCTGAAAAAATAAGATCTGAAATTTTTGGTATAGAAGGAGTGGCTTCACATGAATACTGGGAAGCTTTTCGATATGTTATTAATGATGAATATGATTTTTTAAAAAGAAGTGGTAAAGGAGCACCAGATATTGTAAATGCAATGCTTAACTATTCTTATGCAATACTAGCTAGTGAAATATTAAAAGCATTACATATTTCAGGGCTTGATCCTTATCAAGGATTTCTACATGCAGATAGGTATGGTAGAACAAGTTTAGTTTTTGATTTAATGGA is from Methanobrevibacter oralis and encodes:
- a CDS encoding CRISPR-associated endonuclease Cas6 yields the protein MKYDIATLTLKTDHKIRSGANKLRGYIGNEFKEYSLLHNHYSNDKHLLTYPLVQYKVIDGDAIILGVDDGADLIKDISSQINELDLNGRYKIIEKTLQEKEVDIKPSSEEKHYKFITPWLGLNQVNYQKYSNLTEWKDKKELLNKILVGNLLSMSKGLGIIVNKRLYAKTHFDIKQVKYKSVVMNAFVGEFKVHYNIPDYFGLGKGVSHGFGCVKQIENDE
- the cas2 gene encoding CRISPR-associated endonuclease Cas2, with translation MLTIVSYDISDNTTRLHFIKRLQYFGLKRLQKSVFIGYMLPKDRLDLASEFEEYLSSPKDSIVLFPLCGNCKSSILLDGEVEIPESDLKYRFL
- the cas1 gene encoding CRISPR-associated endonuclease Cas1 — encoded protein: MRLIIDGFGKSVSRRDNQIIVKENGSEIDYFLASELKQIIILGKGAITFDAIALLAKNNVDLIAVDWKGNIQYRLASKEHNNVQIRKQQYLSLNDLRSGYLAKKFIESKIKNQKATIGTLSKSRGGIDYLIEKREKLDNLLNALLKIENKPSEKIRSEIFGIEGVASHEYWEAFRYVINDEYDFLKRSGKGAPDIVNAMLNYSYAILASEILKALHISGLDPYQGFLHADRYGRTSLVFDLMEEFRQQIVDKSVLKLINLGQIKKDDFGVKEGKIFIKEPCRKLLIKTVLDKLNNEITFEGYKNNYSNFIAIESQHIVEFLLYNKQYKTFYLRW